From Actinomyces sp. oral taxon 171 str. F0337, one genomic window encodes:
- a CDS encoding AIPR family protein, whose amino-acid sequence MHALIEKRANKFARDYGFDVSDAEKFELYTAAVYLHRYIKGDKEQIRSAVMGGGSDEGIDVAAVIVNNEVVTDPKEIEDRISTQPSNSAKVIFIQAKTSEGYDAKLISKFLHGVEAVAKYAMKPGSIKLPPQLVDIAKLLECIADNGKYFDDFRIPCELYYVTTSANDGQNVTNDLQISEALTRINDLQVYNEHLTIRTQGYRQIDAKEKENRGPQKVQFNFEKSLAISGGDDVDDPISYIGVISAKELMKLLCDESGLRPGIFDDNVRLHLGGKNSVNQRIYKTLESEQRSNFPFLNNGVTMIATRLEVHGNRMLASVYQIVNGGQTSNQIVQWADSLNESKKNDLLSSVWIPIKIIVSTNPEIRANVTVSTNLQSAISNADIQASSQIAKEVESYFDRSGSEGLRYERQRRGEGLPFARTRVFSTLELDRAVAATVFGDSNKAISDSKELQEENSYVWGDYPPELFYYAAWVTYRVERHIARTANHSVLRAAKYHIAMMASAIALPEFISNFEEEDNEKIQDRLTKMKSPLRKKLKAAPNNQEKIDAAISISANETYDYFANTLQEEGGSLRKDHVRGLQHQKALLARVRDTRASL is encoded by the coding sequence ATGCACGCCCTAATCGAAAAACGTGCAAACAAATTTGCAAGAGACTACGGTTTCGATGTTTCAGACGCAGAAAAATTTGAACTCTATACTGCGGCAGTATACCTCCATCGGTATATAAAAGGAGACAAGGAACAAATCAGGTCAGCAGTTATGGGCGGCGGGTCAGACGAAGGAATAGATGTCGCTGCCGTAATCGTCAACAATGAAGTCGTGACGGACCCAAAAGAAATAGAAGACAGGATATCAACTCAACCATCCAATTCAGCTAAAGTAATTTTCATTCAAGCCAAAACAAGTGAAGGCTACGACGCCAAACTGATTTCAAAGTTCCTTCACGGCGTTGAGGCTGTTGCAAAATATGCAATGAAGCCCGGGTCTATCAAACTACCACCCCAACTAGTCGATATCGCAAAATTACTAGAATGCATCGCCGACAACGGAAAGTATTTCGACGATTTTAGAATTCCATGTGAGTTGTACTATGTCACCACCAGCGCGAACGACGGACAGAACGTCACCAATGATCTTCAAATATCAGAAGCTTTAACTAGAATCAACGATCTGCAAGTCTACAACGAGCACCTCACTATTCGAACCCAAGGCTACAGGCAGATTGACGCAAAGGAAAAAGAGAATCGAGGACCTCAAAAGGTACAGTTTAATTTCGAGAAGTCCCTCGCAATTTCCGGGGGAGACGACGTCGACGACCCCATATCATATATTGGCGTTATTTCCGCAAAGGAACTTATGAAATTACTTTGCGACGAAAGTGGGCTGCGTCCAGGGATATTCGACGACAACGTCCGACTTCATCTTGGAGGGAAGAACTCTGTAAATCAGCGCATCTACAAGACTCTCGAATCCGAGCAGCGCAGCAACTTTCCCTTCCTAAACAACGGCGTCACAATGATCGCCACAAGACTTGAAGTGCATGGCAATAGGATGTTGGCTTCAGTATATCAGATCGTCAACGGCGGACAAACGAGCAACCAGATTGTTCAGTGGGCAGATTCCCTAAACGAGAGCAAGAAAAACGACTTACTGTCTTCAGTTTGGATTCCCATAAAAATAATCGTGTCTACCAATCCTGAAATCAGAGCAAACGTGACGGTCTCAACCAACCTGCAAAGCGCAATCAGTAATGCCGACATTCAAGCTAGTTCCCAGATAGCAAAAGAAGTCGAGAGCTACTTCGACCGATCGGGATCCGAGGGGCTTCGCTATGAAAGGCAGCGTCGCGGAGAAGGGCTCCCTTTCGCCAGGACAAGAGTATTTAGTACATTAGAACTCGACAGGGCCGTCGCCGCTACCGTCTTCGGAGACTCCAACAAGGCTATATCTGACTCCAAAGAACTCCAGGAAGAAAATTCTTATGTTTGGGGAGACTACCCACCCGAACTCTTTTATTATGCGGCATGGGTTACGTACCGGGTGGAACGACACATCGCACGAACGGCAAATCATTCAGTCCTGCGAGCGGCGAAATATCATATTGCCATGATGGCTTCAGCTATAGCTCTTCCCGAGTTTATCAGTAACTTCGAAGAAGAAGACAACGAAAAAATACAAGATAGATTAACGAAAATGAAGAGTCCCCTGAGGAAAAAACTTAAAGCGGCGCCAAATAATCAGGAAAAAATTGATGCCGCTATATCGATATCTGCCAATGAAACCTATGATTACTTTGCGAACACCCTGCAAGAAGAAGGTGGGAGCCTACGGAAAGATCATGTCAGAGGTCTACAGCACCAAAAGGCGCTTCTTGCGAGAGTGAGAGATACGAGGGCATCCCTTTAA
- the aroA gene encoding 3-phosphoshikimate 1-carboxyvinyltransferase, with protein sequence MALNSSPGAPAISWRAPVAAGGLDAVVELPGSKSLSARALLLAAVADAQTTLTGLLRSRDTELMLAALSVLGARFEDLNETGTRLRVTPAPLPLHVQTGSDGIGRIDVGLAGTVMRFVPALAALADAPVIFDGDEAARRRPMAPLLDALASLGAEVTHLGEPGFLPFRVAPGDGALLRAEGARVAVDGSASSQFVSALLLLGALLPGGLELTPTGPVPSLTHVAMTVETLRERGIAVDEPAPGAGDGERTWRVHPGHPLGGRVAIEPDLSNAGPFLAAALVAGGRVSIPHWPTATTQAGDAWREVLPRLGGEVTLTDGTLTARGTGRLTGIHADLSDVGELAPTVAALATLAGAQGHTSTLTGIAHLRGHETDRLAALAAQIRLLGGEAEESNDGLIIRPAPLHGAALRSYADHRMATFAAIIGLSVDGVSLDDVECTSKTLPGFTDLWAAMLATAACGDRTGATAGAHVQLTPPGDGA encoded by the coding sequence ATGGCATTAAACTCATCTCCCGGAGCCCCAGCGATCTCGTGGCGGGCACCGGTGGCGGCCGGGGGGCTGGACGCCGTCGTGGAGCTGCCGGGGTCGAAGTCGCTCAGTGCCCGGGCCCTGCTCCTGGCCGCCGTTGCCGACGCGCAGACGACGCTCACCGGGCTCCTGCGCTCGCGCGACACCGAGCTCATGCTCGCCGCCTTGAGCGTGCTCGGCGCCCGCTTCGAGGACCTCAACGAGACCGGCACCCGGCTGCGCGTCACGCCCGCTCCCCTGCCACTGCATGTGCAGACCGGATCCGACGGCATCGGACGCATCGACGTCGGCCTGGCCGGGACCGTCATGCGATTCGTGCCCGCCCTGGCCGCGCTGGCCGACGCCCCGGTCATCTTCGACGGGGACGAGGCCGCCCGGCGCCGCCCCATGGCGCCTCTGCTCGACGCGCTGGCCTCCCTGGGCGCGGAAGTCACCCACCTCGGTGAGCCCGGCTTCCTGCCCTTCCGAGTCGCCCCCGGCGACGGCGCCCTCCTGCGAGCCGAGGGCGCCCGGGTGGCGGTCGACGGCTCGGCATCCTCCCAGTTCGTCTCCGCCCTGCTGCTCCTGGGCGCTCTCCTGCCCGGCGGCCTGGAGCTCACCCCCACCGGGCCGGTGCCCTCGCTGACGCACGTGGCCATGACGGTGGAGACGCTGCGCGAGCGGGGCATCGCCGTTGACGAGCCCGCCCCCGGGGCCGGTGACGGCGAGCGCACCTGGCGGGTCCACCCCGGCCACCCCCTCGGCGGACGGGTGGCCATCGAGCCGGACCTGTCCAACGCCGGCCCCTTCCTGGCGGCGGCCCTCGTGGCCGGGGGCCGGGTCAGCATCCCCCACTGGCCGACGGCCACGACCCAGGCCGGCGACGCCTGGCGCGAGGTCCTCCCCCGCCTGGGCGGGGAGGTGACACTCACCGACGGGACTCTCACGGCCCGCGGCACCGGGCGGCTGACCGGGATCCACGCGGACCTGTCCGACGTCGGCGAGCTGGCCCCCACGGTGGCGGCCCTGGCGACCCTCGCCGGGGCGCAGGGCCACACCAGCACCCTCACCGGCATCGCGCACCTGCGCGGGCACGAGACCGACCGCCTGGCGGCCCTGGCCGCCCAGATCCGCCTCCTGGGCGGGGAGGCGGAGGAGAGCAACGACGGGCTCATTATCCGCCCCGCACCGCTGCACGGCGCCGCCCTGCGCTCCTACGCCGACCACCGGATGGCCACCTTCGCCGCCATCATCGGCCTGAGCGTGGACGGGGTGAGCCTGGACGACGTCGAGTGCACCTCCAAGACGCTGCCCGGCTTCACGGACCTGTGGGCCGCCATGCTGGCCACTGCCGCCTGTGGGGACCGCACCGGAGCGACCGCTGGGGCACACGTTCAGCTGACGCCCCCGGGAGATGGCGCCTGA
- the rsgA gene encoding ribosome small subunit-dependent GTPase A: MARRDIGTDDPRVRVRPGRGSRPRTKQRPSHADAALGMVTRIDRGHYRIRLDEPDLTEDSSGNITAMKARELGRGKVVVGDRVAVVGDTSGRKGTLARMVRIEERTTLLRRSAEDGDTAGTERGIVANANQLVIVTAVADPEPRPRMIDRYLVAAYDAGMEPLIVLTKTDLADAAPLTDLYGPLGVRCLATRLSPHIAGTEPSQTGGDQRPDDGVEAVRQALNGASSVLVGHSGVGKSTLINALVPGADRATGHVNEVTGRGRHTSTSLQALELPGGGWVIDTPGVRSFGVSHVGSTDVLRGFPDLASVAEDCPRGCTHEDDVVDCALDAWAGTADGPAAPGASVAPEDRRARVESFRRLLAPSLEAEDPSRP, encoded by the coding sequence ATGGCTCGCCGCGACATCGGCACCGACGACCCGCGCGTGAGGGTCCGCCCCGGTCGGGGCTCACGCCCGCGCACCAAGCAGCGACCCAGCCACGCCGACGCGGCCCTGGGCATGGTCACCCGCATCGACCGCGGCCACTACCGCATCCGCCTGGACGAGCCGGACCTCACCGAGGACTCCAGCGGCAACATCACCGCCATGAAGGCCCGCGAGCTCGGTCGGGGCAAGGTCGTCGTCGGCGACCGGGTCGCCGTCGTCGGGGACACCAGCGGCCGCAAGGGCACCCTGGCACGCATGGTCCGCATCGAGGAGCGCACCACCCTGCTGCGCCGCAGCGCCGAGGACGGGGACACCGCCGGCACCGAGAGGGGGATCGTCGCCAACGCGAACCAGCTCGTCATCGTCACCGCCGTGGCCGACCCCGAGCCGCGCCCACGCATGATCGACCGCTACCTCGTGGCCGCCTACGACGCCGGCATGGAGCCACTCATCGTGCTCACCAAGACCGACCTGGCCGACGCCGCCCCGCTGACGGACCTCTACGGCCCCCTGGGCGTGCGCTGCCTGGCCACGAGACTGAGCCCCCACATCGCCGGGACCGAGCCCTCCCAGACCGGTGGGGACCAACGGCCCGACGACGGCGTCGAAGCGGTCCGCCAGGCGCTCAACGGCGCATCCTCGGTACTCGTGGGCCACTCCGGAGTCGGCAAGTCCACGCTCATCAACGCACTCGTACCCGGAGCCGACCGCGCCACCGGACACGTCAACGAGGTCACCGGCCGAGGTCGCCACACCTCCACCAGTCTTCAGGCCCTCGAGCTGCCCGGGGGCGGCTGGGTCATCGACACCCCCGGCGTGCGTTCCTTCGGGGTTTCCCACGTCGGCAGCACCGACGTCCTTCGGGGCTTCCCGGACCTGGCCTCCGTGGCCGAGGACTGTCCTCGCGGGTGCACCCACGAGGACGACGTCGTCGACTGCGCCCTGGACGCATGGGCCGGCACGGCCGACGGGCCGGCCGCACCGGGAGCCTCGGTGGCTCCCGAGGATCGACGCGCACGGGTGGAGTCCTTCCGCCGGCTGCTGGCGCCCTCGCTGGAGGCCGAGGATCCCAGCCGCCCCTGA
- a CDS encoding helix-turn-helix transcriptional regulator: MHNRPTPPLPRPALGDLSARANLSAARRRVLEVVEASNDAMTAVQVASALNLHHNTVREHLDALVDAGFVTVSTKPTGKRGRPALRYASTAPDPQQMVDAYLLLLDAIADTLGEGEEARATALEIGRRWAELTPGTVAEPTVDGEQVDRVTALIPYLAVMGFAPEVSGDTVVLRSCPLITRNHRPRDLVCTMHEGFLRAVVGPDPAAYERLKFLPNGPDGCQIGSTQPIHEEPDLKVVHADVA, translated from the coding sequence ATGCACAACCGTCCGACTCCTCCGCTCCCACGTCCCGCCCTGGGCGACCTGTCCGCACGCGCCAACCTCTCTGCGGCGCGCCGGCGCGTCCTGGAGGTCGTGGAGGCTTCAAACGACGCGATGACGGCCGTTCAGGTCGCCAGCGCACTCAACCTGCACCACAACACTGTTCGTGAGCACCTCGACGCCCTGGTTGACGCCGGATTCGTCACGGTGTCCACCAAACCGACGGGTAAGCGGGGCCGCCCGGCCCTGCGCTACGCCTCAACGGCCCCCGACCCCCAGCAGATGGTCGACGCCTACCTGCTGCTGCTCGACGCGATCGCCGACACCCTGGGCGAGGGCGAGGAAGCCCGGGCCACCGCTCTGGAGATCGGTCGCCGCTGGGCCGAGCTGACCCCCGGCACCGTTGCCGAGCCCACGGTCGACGGCGAGCAGGTGGACCGGGTCACCGCCCTCATCCCCTACCTGGCGGTCATGGGCTTCGCCCCGGAGGTCTCCGGTGACACCGTCGTCCTGCGCTCCTGCCCGCTCATCACGCGCAACCACCGGCCGCGCGACCTGGTGTGCACCATGCACGAGGGTTTCCTACGGGCCGTCGTCGGCCCCGACCCGGCTGCCTACGAGCGCCTCAAGTTCCTGCCCAACGGGCCTGACGGCTGCCAGATCGGCTCGACTCAGCCCATCCACGAGGAGCCGGACCTCAAGGTCGTTCACGCCGACGTCGCCTGA
- a CDS encoding multicopper oxidase domain-containing protein: MTKTPNAQAPSPDEAAASEDATAGGAQDTAANGTANSDTSSAAPAPGDAAAGSPGTSVDKPDAVRRRAVTAGTAPAIDRSRRPLPGGAGSTPGGGAAAASSGGLLQSADRRGILMGLLTAGAAVVVGSVIGNRGQGGAAQDVSPTGNTVNATIKVEGLRFVPDTVDVTPGDRLVITLDNTADQVHDLVLATGQTTGRIAARAKGTLDAGIVAGPIEGWCSIAGHRAQGMVFHVTAGGASAGGHQHGGGQSKHTGSGNDAVPDYSARLPADFKAFDAALPPAPASPDGGPMTHRHTFTVKEQVMQVGAGVTQRRLTFNGQVPGPVLRGKVGDTFEITLVNDGTMSHSLDFHAGITPPDKAMRSINPGESLVYTFKAQHSGIWLYHCSTSPMSLHLAAGMHGAVIIDPPGLPAVDREYAIVASEVYLGPEGGEPNTDKIAAKTPDLMTFNGVAFQYHQQPLKAKVGERVRFWVMAAGPSLPTPFHVVGLQFDQVFFEGAWTLGGPGQIGNAWSGGSQALGLQPAQGGFVECVASEPGHYAFVSHSFADMEKGAHGVLEVSP, encoded by the coding sequence ATGACCAAGACGCCCAACGCGCAGGCACCATCCCCCGATGAGGCCGCCGCTTCTGAGGACGCCACTGCAGGCGGCGCTCAGGACACCGCCGCCAACGGAACCGCGAACAGCGACACCAGCAGTGCTGCTCCGGCTCCCGGCGATGCCGCTGCCGGGAGCCCCGGGACAAGCGTCGACAAGCCCGATGCCGTCCGCCGTCGAGCGGTGACGGCCGGTACGGCCCCCGCCATCGACCGCAGCCGACGCCCCCTGCCTGGCGGGGCCGGCTCGACGCCGGGAGGCGGGGCCGCGGCAGCGTCATCGGGCGGTCTGCTCCAGTCAGCTGACCGCCGCGGCATCCTCATGGGACTGCTCACCGCGGGAGCGGCCGTCGTCGTCGGCAGCGTCATCGGCAACCGTGGTCAGGGCGGAGCCGCCCAGGACGTCTCGCCCACCGGGAACACCGTCAACGCCACCATCAAGGTGGAGGGCCTGCGGTTCGTGCCGGACACGGTCGACGTCACCCCCGGCGACCGGCTTGTCATCACCCTGGACAACACCGCCGATCAGGTCCACGACCTTGTCCTGGCCACCGGCCAGACCACCGGGCGCATCGCCGCCCGAGCCAAGGGCACCCTCGACGCCGGCATCGTTGCGGGGCCGATCGAGGGCTGGTGCTCCATCGCCGGCCACCGCGCCCAGGGCATGGTCTTCCACGTCACCGCGGGCGGGGCGTCCGCCGGCGGCCACCAGCACGGCGGGGGCCAGAGCAAGCACACAGGCTCCGGCAATGACGCGGTTCCCGACTACTCGGCCCGCCTGCCCGCCGACTTCAAGGCCTTCGACGCCGCTCTGCCGCCGGCCCCCGCCAGCCCCGACGGCGGTCCCATGACCCACCGGCACACCTTCACCGTCAAGGAGCAGGTCATGCAGGTCGGCGCCGGCGTCACCCAACGGCGCCTGACCTTCAACGGGCAGGTCCCCGGCCCCGTCCTGCGCGGCAAGGTGGGGGACACCTTCGAGATCACTCTGGTCAACGACGGCACGATGAGCCACTCCCTCGACTTCCACGCCGGGATCACCCCGCCCGATAAAGCGATGCGCTCGATCAACCCCGGGGAGTCCCTCGTCTACACCTTCAAGGCCCAGCACTCGGGGATCTGGCTCTACCACTGCTCCACCTCGCCGATGAGTCTGCACCTGGCCGCCGGCATGCACGGGGCCGTCATCATCGATCCACCGGGACTGCCGGCCGTGGACCGCGAGTACGCCATCGTCGCCTCCGAGGTCTACCTCGGTCCCGAGGGCGGTGAGCCCAACACCGACAAGATCGCCGCCAAGACCCCCGACCTCATGACCTTCAACGGGGTGGCCTTCCAGTACCACCAGCAGCCGCTCAAGGCCAAGGTGGGTGAGCGCGTGCGCTTCTGGGTCATGGCCGCCGGGCCCTCCCTGCCGACGCCCTTCCACGTCGTCGGCCTGCAGTTCGACCAGGTCTTCTTCGAGGGGGCCTGGACCCTCGGTGGCCCGGGCCAGATCGGCAACGCCTGGTCCGGTGGCTCCCAGGCCCTCGGCCTGCAGCCCGCCCAGGGCGGCTTCGTGGAGTGCGTCGCCTCCGAGCCGGGCCACTACGCGTTCGTGTCCCACTCCTTCGCCGACATGGAGAAGGGTGCTCACGGCGTCCTGGAGGTCAGTCCCTGA
- a CDS encoding membrane protein codes for METDKPAAAAHAQVKALADDNAAGDVTNGTANADDAADNAADRLGRLGRLGRALTIRVAPRLVALALGAACILMGLNAALLRLNLPAPIDGAELAALHGPLMLVGFLGTVIALERAVAARAPWALLAPLGSATGCLALMAGAPNVVGRGLMTGAAGILCAIYLRVHRRAPSAAVDVEAMGAAALLLGDILWLGGRGMEDVVPLWLLFPTLTIVGERLELARIAFLDEMVETVVEVLSGAAVLGACLMLIAQGSYLVVAPALLGLAVVMAYHDVARRTVRLRGGVRFMAASMLAGYVWLAVAGAVWSLWGLQGLNGAAYETVIHCITVGFAFSMILAHAPVIIPAIVHRALPYHRLMWLPYVLLHAGLVVRVVGLLAEASTVWKVGGAVGVAAILVFMVLTLGRVLTSGSIRKPVRAGPPAAAAASGATTSRAGGRPA; via the coding sequence GTGGAGACGGACAAGCCGGCGGCGGCCGCGCACGCGCAGGTCAAGGCGCTCGCTGATGACAACGCGGCCGGCGACGTGACCAACGGGACCGCCAATGCCGACGACGCGGCTGACAACGCGGCCGACCGGCTCGGTCGGCTCGGTCGGCTCGGTCGGGCGCTGACCATCCGGGTGGCACCGCGCCTGGTGGCCCTGGCCCTGGGCGCCGCCTGCATCCTCATGGGACTCAACGCCGCGCTCCTGCGTCTCAACCTGCCGGCGCCCATTGACGGGGCCGAGCTGGCGGCGCTCCACGGCCCCCTCATGCTCGTCGGCTTCCTGGGGACCGTCATCGCCCTGGAACGGGCGGTCGCCGCCCGCGCCCCCTGGGCCTTGCTCGCCCCACTGGGCAGTGCCACGGGCTGCCTGGCCCTCATGGCCGGTGCGCCCAACGTTGTCGGCAGGGGACTCATGACCGGCGCCGCCGGCATCCTGTGCGCCATCTACCTGCGGGTTCACCGGCGCGCCCCCAGCGCCGCCGTCGACGTCGAGGCCATGGGCGCGGCCGCCCTCCTGCTGGGAGACATCCTGTGGCTGGGTGGCCGCGGCATGGAGGACGTCGTCCCGCTGTGGCTGCTCTTCCCCACGCTCACCATCGTCGGTGAGCGCCTGGAGCTGGCCCGCATCGCCTTCCTCGACGAGATGGTGGAGACCGTTGTCGAGGTGCTGTCCGGTGCGGCGGTCCTGGGCGCCTGCCTGATGCTGATCGCTCAGGGCTCCTACCTCGTGGTCGCACCGGCCCTGCTGGGTCTGGCCGTCGTCATGGCCTACCACGACGTCGCCCGGCGCACGGTCCGCCTGCGCGGCGGAGTGCGCTTCATGGCGGCCTCCATGCTCGCCGGCTACGTGTGGCTCGCCGTCGCCGGGGCGGTCTGGTCGCTGTGGGGCCTGCAGGGGCTGAACGGGGCCGCCTACGAGACCGTCATCCACTGCATCACGGTGGGCTTCGCCTTCTCCATGATCCTGGCCCATGCACCGGTCATCATCCCCGCGATCGTCCACCGCGCCCTGCCCTACCACCGGCTCATGTGGCTGCCCTACGTTCTGCTTCACGCCGGCCTGGTGGTGCGCGTCGTCGGTCTGCTGGCGGAGGCCTCCACGGTCTGGAAGGTCGGCGGCGCCGTGGGAGTGGCGGCGATTCTCGTCTTCATGGTCCTCACCCTGGGGCGTGTCCTGACCTCCGGCAGCATCCGCAAGCCGGTCCGGGCAGGACCGCCGGCTGCGGCCGCGGCATCCGGGGCGACGACGTCGCGGGCGGGAGGGCGCCCCGCATGA